The sequence GCGCGAGGTCGACGGACCCTTCCGTCTGCCCGGTGCGGACGAGGACCCCGCCCTTTTTCGCAACGATCGGGAAGACGTGCCCGGGCCGCACGAGGTCCTCGGGACCCGCGTTCTCCGCGATGGCGGTGCGGATCGTCGTCGCCCTGTCGTACGCGGAGATCCCCGTGGTCACACCCTTGCGCGCCTCGATGGAGACGGTAAACGCTGTCCCGAAGGGGGAAGAGTTGTCGTGCACCATGGGAGGAAGCTGGAGCTGCCGCGCGCGCTCGTCGGTCATGCTCAGGCAGATGAGGCCCCGGCCGTACCTGGCCATGAAATTTATGGCCTCCGGGGTGACGTGATCGGCGGCGAGAGTGAGATCCCCTTCGTTCTCGCGGTCCTCGTCGTCTACGAGGATAACCATATTCCCCGACCGGATGTCTTCGAGCGCGTCCTCGATCCTGGAAAGAGTCATTGGGACGACCTTTTCACGCGAATCCGTGTTTTTTGAGAAAATCCTCGGATATGCCGGAGCTCTTGCCTTCCAGGAACCGCAGGACGTATTTCCCCACGATATCCGTCTCCACGTTCACCGTGTCTCCCTGCCGCGCGGCGCCGAAAGTGGTCCGTTCAAGGGTAAGGGGAATCATGGCCACTTCGAACCCGTCGGGGCGGGTCGCGCTGACCGTGAGGCTTACGCCGTCCACGGCCACGGCTCCCTTGAAGACAACGTACTTCATTATAGAAGGATCGGCATGTATATGGAATACCCGCGAATCCCCCGAAGACCGGATTTCACGCACCGTTCCCGTGCCGTCCACGTGCCCGTACACGAGGTGCCCCCCCAGCCGGCCGGAAACCGCCATCGCCCGCTCGAGGTTGACCCGCACGCCCGCGCGCATCCTTCCGATCGTCGTACGGGAAAGGGTCTCCGCGGAGACGTCGGCGGAAATGCTCCTCCCTCCTTTTCGCGTCACGGTGAGGCAGGCGCCCGATACGGAAACCGAATCCCCCGTCGCGATATCGCCAAGGGGCAACGCGGTGGAGATGTCGATCACGGCGCCCGTCCCCTTCGGAGAGAAAGACACGACCGCTCCGACGTCTTCCACGATTCCGGTGAACATCTACCTGTCCTTCCCTTCCGCAGGAAACGCCGTCACCATCAAATCTTCTCCCATACGGCGGACTTCCGCGATCGAAAGCTTCCTGCCCCCGGCGATCGTGAGCGACCCGAAACCCGTGATAGCCGGCACTCCGTCGCCCAGCAGCAGCGGGGCGACGAAAAAGACGAACCGGTCTACGGCGCCCGCCTTCACCAGCCAGCCCGCCGTCTTCCCCCCGCCTTCGACGAGCAGGGAAGCGACCCCTTCCTTCCCCATAGCACGCAGGAACGCTTCCGCGGAAATTTTTCCGTTCCTGGCGGGAAGCCTGATCACGCGCACTCCGAGGGATGCCGCCCGTTCCGCGTCGCGTGCGGGCACCTCCTTCGGGCAGACGACAAGCACCTCTCCCGTCCCGGCGCGCAGTATCCGCTTGCCGGAAAGGAGGCCAGGCCGCGACGTGAGGATAACACGTTTCGGGTCCTTTCCCTTGCGTATGCGCGACGTCAGAAGCGGGTCGTCCTTGCGGAACGTCTCTCCGCCCACAAGCACGGCGTCCGTCCCGGCCCGCATCCGGTGGACCCATTCCCGCGACCGCTCGCCGCTGATCCAGCGCGACGACCCGGTGTACGCGGCGATCTTTCCGTCGAGCGACATCGCCAGCTTCAACGTGACGTAGGGCTTCCCCGATACGATCCATCGCATGTAAGGCAGGTTCAGCGCGCGCGCTTCCGCTTCGAAAAGCCCGGACGAAACCGCCAGCCCCGCTTTTTCGAGGATCGCCAGGCCCCGGCCGGAAACCCCGGGGTTCGGGTCCTTCATGGCGGCAGCGACCCTGCGGATCCCCGCTGAGAGGATCGCATCGGTGCACGGGCCGGTGCGGCCGGTGCGGCAGCATGGCTCCAGAGTCACGTAGAGATCTGACCCGGCGGCAGCCGGTCCCGCGTCGCGGATCGCTTCGACTTCCGCGTGCGGCAGTCCCGCCGCCCGGTGGTATCCTTTCCCGACGACCTTGCCGCCGCGAACCAGAACCGCCCCCACCGCCGGGTTCGGAGAGGTGCGGCCGACGCCCTTCCGCGCCAGGAGGAGCGCCGTCCGCATGAATTCGGGGGAGGGAAACGGCATGGCGGCGCGGCCCGCTTCAGGCCTTGGGCGGCCGGTCGGGCGTCTCGGAGATGAGCGTCTTGATCTCTTCGACGAACTGGCTCAAATCCTTGAACTGCCGGTACACGGAGGCGAACCGGACGTACGCCACGTTGTCCAGTTTCAACAACTCGGCCATGACCCGCCCGCCGATTTCCACCGATGAAATCTCCTTTTCGCCCGATGCCTGTAGCTCCGCTTCGAGGCCGTCCACGACCTTCTCGATGGTCGAATAGCTGATGGGCCGCTTCTCGCACGCCTTAAGGATGCCTGTCAGGATTTTCTGCCGGTCGAACGGCTCTCTCCGGCCGTCGCGCTTTACGACCAGCGGAAGCTCTTCCTCGATGCGCTCATAGGTGGTGAACCTTCGCCGGCAGGAAAGACATTCGCGGCGCCGCCGGATCACGTCTCCGTCCTTTCCCGCGCGGGAGTCGACCACCTTGTTGTCGACCTGTCCGCAGCGGGGGCACTTCACCTCGGTCCCTCCTTATGGAGAACCAGCTCCATCCCGACCTCCCGGAGCATTTCCCCGGTGAGTTCGTCGGCGTACCCTTCCTGGTAGACGATCCGCCGGACGCCCGCGTTTATAAGCATCTTCGCGCAGATGATGCAGGGAAGATTCGTGCAATAAAGGACGGAGTCGCGGATGGATACGCCGTGGAACGCCGCCTGGATGATGGCGTTCTGCTCCGCGTGCAGGCCGCGGCAAAGTTCGTGGCGCTGCCCGGAGGGTACGTTGAGCTTTTCCCGAAGGCACCCCGTCACTTCGCAGTGCGTCACGCCCGAGGGAACTCCGTTATAGCCCGTGGCCAGCAGCCGCTTGTCCTTCACGATGACGGCGCCGACCGCTCTCCGGAGGCAGGAGGAGCGGCGGGAGGCCAGCTTCGCCATGTCCATGAAGTAGGTGTCCCAGTCGGGGCGGACTCGCGGGGCGGTCTTCATGCGGTCAGCTTCTCGCGTACGCCTCCAGGTGGTTGCGGTAGAGGGGGAACGCTTCGCAGATATCGCGAACCGATGCGGTGACGCGCTTCTGCACCGACGGGTCGTTCGGGGCGTCGAGCACGTCCGCTATCAGGATCCCGATCTTCTGCATTTCGCGCTCCTTCATACCGCGCGTCGTGATCGCGGGCGTTCCCCCGCGGATACCGCTCGTCACGAAGGGGCTGCGCGTCTCGAACGGGACGGTGTTCTTGTTGACGGTGATCGCGACACGGTCGAGCGCTTCCTGCGCCTCTTTCCCGGTCATCTGGGTGTCCTTCAGGTTCACGAGGAACAGGTGGTTGTCCGTCCCGCCGGAAACGAGCCGGAAGCCCCGCGCGGCGATCGCATCCGCCATCGCCTTCGCGTTCCGCACGATCTGCGCCTGGTACTCCCGGAACTCCGGAGTCATCGCTTCCTTCAGCGCCACCGCTTTCGCGGCGATCACGTGCATGAGCGGACCGCCCTGGATGCCCGGAAAGATCGACGAATTCAGCTTCTTCGCCAGCTCTTCCCGGCACAGGATGATCCCCGCGCGCGGGCCGCGAAGCGTCTTGTGCGTCGTCGTCGTTACGAACTCGCAATGGGGCACCGGGTTCGGGTGCAAGCCCGTGGCGACGAGTCCCGCGATGTGCGCAATATCGGCCATCAGCATCGCGCCCGTTTCATCGGCGATCTTCCGGAATTCGGCGAAATCGATCGTCCTCGGATAGGCGGACGCGCCGATCACTATCATCTTCGGCTTGTGCTTCAAGGCCAGGTCGCGCACCTGGTCGAAATCTATCGTCTCCGTGTCCTCGCGGACGCCGTAGGGAACGACGTTGAACAGGCGCCCCGAAAAGTTCACAGGGCTGCCGTGCGTCAGGTGCCCGCCGTGGGACAGGTTCATTCCCAGCATCGTGTCGCCCGGGTTCATCACCGCGAGGTACACCGCCATGTTCGCCTGGGAGCCGGAGTGCGGCTGCACGTTGGCGTGCTCCGCGCCGAAGATCTTCTTGGCCCGCTCGATCGCGAGGTTCTCGGCCTGGTCCACGAACTCGCATCCGCCGTAATACCGCTTCCCCGGGTACCCTTCCGCGTACTTGTTCGTCAGCACCGAACCCGTCGCTTCCAGGACCGCATCGCTTACGAAGTTCTCGGATGGGATCAGCTCCAACCCGTAGGCCTGCCGTTCCGTCTCGCGCCGTATGACCTCGTATATCTCGGGATCCACCGTTCTAAGGTCGGCCATGCGCACGTCGCTCCTTTCCTTATGCCTGCAGACTCAAGCCAAGGCGCTTTTCTATGCGCCCTATCTTTTCCACCCTCTTCGCGTGCCTCCCCTTCTCGAAAGGCTCCGCGAGGAACACCCCGAGGCGCGCGACCGCGGCCTCTTCCGCCATCGTCCGCGCTCCGAAGACCGCCACGTTGGCGTCGTTGTGCAGGCGCGCATAACGCGCGGTGAAATCGTCATACAGCAGCGCCGCCCGGACGCCGGGAAACTTGTTCGCCGCGATCGACATGCCGACGCCCGTTCCGCAGACCAGGACCCCCGTGGCCGCCTGCCCGCTGGAGACGCGCAACGCGACCGCCTCGGCGTAATCCGGATAGTCCACGGAGTCGGGCGTGCCGGGTCCGAGGTCTTCGACGGCGTATCCCCACTGTTCCAGCGCGTGCAGGAGCCGCCGTTTCATTTCGATCCCGGCGTGGTCGGAGGCTATCGCCAGCGTCCGTTTCCCGGTTTTCATCCCTCTACCCCTCGAAACGCCCGAACAGCAGGCACGAGTTCGTTCCCCCGAACCCGAAGGAGTTCGACAGCGCATATCGAATCGATCGACTGCGAGCCTCGTTCGGCACGTAATCCAGGTCGCATTCCGGGTCCGCCGTCCTGTAATTTATCGTCGGAGGAACGGCTCCGTCCCGGAGCGCGAGGACGGAGAAGACGCTCTCTATCGCTCCCGCGGCCCCGAGGAGGTGTCCGGTCATCGACTTGGTAGAGCTGACCATGAGATTCCTTGCGTGGCCTCCGAATACGGCCTTGATCGCCATGGTTTCGTAGAGATCGTTGTACGGCGTGGAAGTGCCGTGCGCGTTGATGTATTCGATCTCCTCCGGCCTGACGCCCGCGTTCGCAAGCGCCGCCTGCATGCAACGGACCGCTCCTTCTCCCCCCGGGGCGGGGGCCGTCACATGGTAGGCGTCGGCCGATGCGCCGTAACCGCGCAGCTCCGCGTATATTTTCGCTCCGCGTTTTTTGGCGGCCTCGAGCTCCTCCAGGATCAGGATGGCCGCGCCCTCCCCCATCACGAACCCGTCGCGCTCCTTGTCGAACGGACGGGACGCTTCAGCCGGCGCATCGTTCCGCGTGGAGAGCGCCTTCATTGCGCAGAATCCTCCGAGCCCCATCGGCGTAATGGTAGCTTCGGCGCCGCCGGCTATGACGGCGTCGCACACGCCCCGCCGGATCGTCTCGAGCGCTTCCCCGACTGCGTGGCTGGAGGCCGCGCAGGCGGTGGTAGTGGTGATGTTCGGCCCCTTGGCTCCGTACTTCATCGCGATGTGCCCCGGGGCCAGGTTCGAGATGAGCATGGGAATGAAGAAGGGGCTGATCTTGCGCGCGCCGCCTTCGAGATAGGCCTTGTGGTAATGCTCGAGCGTGGAAAGCCCGCCGAGCCCGCTGCCGACGAACACTCCAACGCGCGGCGCAAGCTCCTCGCCGATCGCAAGGCCCGAATCCTCCATCGCGAGGTGCGCCGCCGCCATCGCGATGTGGATGAACGGGTCCATCCGCTTTATTTCCTTCCTGTCGATGAAGTCTTCGGGGCGGAACCCCTTGACCTCAGCCGCGATCTTCGTCTGGAACTCGGCCGTGTCGAACCTCGTGATCGGGCCGATGCCCGATTTCCCCGCGAGGATCGCTTCCCACGTAGGTCCTACGCCTATTCCCAGCGGCGTAACCGCCCCCAGACCAGTTACCACGACTCTTCGCATTCGATGCCTTCCCGTCCGGGAACCGCCTCCGCCGGCGCCGTTGCCGCCGGCCGGAGACGCGGATCCGCATTATTTCGCGTGGGCCTTGATATACTCCACGACGTCGTTCACCGTCTTGATCTTCTCGGCTTCCTCGTCAGGGATCTCTATCCCGAACTCTTCCTCCATCTTCATGACCAGCTCGACGATATCGAGGGAATCGGCCCCCAGGTCGTCGATGAACGACGCGTTGGCGGTAACCTCGTTTACGTCCTTCCCAAGCTGCTCCGCCACGATTTCCCTTACTTTTTTGTCGACCGACATCTCCGGTCCTCCCTTCCTTTTAATATACACTCACATGTATAATCCGCCGTTTATACCGATCACCTGCCCGGTCACGTACCCGGCCGCGTCGGACGCAAGGAACAGCGCAAGGTCCGCCACTTCTTCCGGATCCGCGAACCTGCCCAGCGGAATCTGCTGGAGAAAAGCCTTTTGCACCGCCTCCGGCAGGCCCGCCGTCATAGCCGTCTTGATGAAACCCGGCGCGATGGCGTTAACCGTGATGCCGCGGGAGCCCAGTTCCCTTGCCATCGATTTCGTGAATCCTGCGATTCCCGCCTTCGCCGCAGAATAGTTCGACTGCCCCGCGTTCCCCATCAGTCCCACCACGGAACTCATGTTCACGATCCGCCCGCTCCGCTGCTTGATCATCAGCCGGGACACCGTCTTCGTGAGCAAAAAAGTCCCTTTGAGGTTCGTCCTCAACACGGCATCGAAATCCTCCTCGGTCATTCGGAGGAGAAGATTGTCCCGGGTGATGCCCGCGTTGTTCACGAGGATATCGATCCTGCCCATCGGCGAGAGAATACCCGCCACCGCGGCCTCTACCTGGGCGGCGTCCCCGACGTCGAACATCGACACCATTCCCTTTCCCCCGGCGGACTCGACGGCGGCAAGGGTTTCCCGCGCGGCGGGCTCGTTCGCGACGTCCGAGATCACGACCGCCGCTCCCTCGGAAGCGAACCTTTCCACGATGGATTTTCCGATCCCCCGGGCCGAGCCGGTGACCAGCGCAACCTTGCCTGCAAGCCGCATCGCCTTTCCCTCCCCGAAGTTCATACCTTCAACGAAGGCAGCCATTCAAGAAAAAACTTCAAGCGGACATGTCGCGGACGGCGCCGAGGTCTCCCGGTGCGCAGAACGCCGCAGCAACGGCCTCCTTCTCTATACGCCGGACCAGGCCGGAAAGAACTTTTCCCGGCCCCACCTCGAGGAACGCCGTTGCTCCCATCCCCCGCATCCGCCGGATGCACTCTTCCCAGCGTACGGGCGAGACTATCTGCCTCACCAACATTCCGGAAACCGCACCGCCCGGCGGATAGGGCTCCGCCGTGACGTTCGCGACGACCGGAAAAGCGAATGCTCCCTGCGGGACGGCGGAAAGCTCGGGGGACAGGCGTTCCGCGGCAGGGCGCATCAACGAACAGTGGAACGGGGCGCTTACGGGAAGGGGAAGCGCCCGCTTGGCCCCCGCGGCCTTCGCCGCGTCGCAGGCGGCGGCCACAGCTTCCGCTCTTCCTGAGATAACTATCTGGCCGCCACCGTTGAAATTCGCCGGCTCCACGACTCCCTTGGCCGAGCCTTCCCGGCAGGCCGCTTCCACCGCCTCGCGGGAAAGGCCGATAACGGCGGCCATCGCCCCCTCGCCCACTTTCACCGCTTCCTGCATGTATTTTCCACGCGCACGAAGAACGCGGGCCGCGCCGCCCAGCGGGAGCGCCCCTGCCGCGACGAGCGCCGAGTATTCGCCCAGGGAATGTCCGGCCGCGCAGACGGGCTGGATCCCCGTCTCCTCCGCCAGCACGCGGAACGCCGCGACGCTCACCGTGAAGATCGCGGGCTGCGTGTTCTCGGTCAGTCGAAGTTCCTCTTCGGTCCCCAGGAAACAGAGCTTCGCCATGTCCATGCCGGCGGCTTCGGAAGCCTCCTCGAACACCGCACGCGCCACGGGATAGGCATCGAAGAGCTCCTTCCCCATTCCTGCGTGCTGCGAAGCCTGTCCCGGAAACAGAAGGCCGATACCCATTGCGGCTTCCCTCACATCCTGAGGAGCGCGGAGCCCCAGGTGAGCCCGCCTCCGAAGGCGGCAAGCAGCACGAGGTCGCCCTTTGAATAGCGCCCCTTTTCCCGCGCTT is a genomic window of Deltaproteobacteria bacterium containing:
- the nrdR gene encoding transcriptional repressor NrdR, yielding MKCPRCGQVDNKVVDSRAGKDGDVIRRRRECLSCRRRFTTYERIEEELPLVVKRDGRREPFDRQKILTGILKACEKRPISYSTIEKVVDGLEAELQASGEKEISSVEIGGRVMAELLKLDNVAYVRFASVYRQFKDLSQFVEEIKTLISETPDRPPKA
- the fabF gene encoding beta-ketoacyl-ACP synthase II; this encodes MRRVVVTGLGAVTPLGIGVGPTWEAILAGKSGIGPITRFDTAEFQTKIAAEVKGFRPEDFIDRKEIKRMDPFIHIAMAAAHLAMEDSGLAIGEELAPRVGVFVGSGLGGLSTLEHYHKAYLEGGARKISPFFIPMLISNLAPGHIAMKYGAKGPNITTTTACAASSHAVGEALETIRRGVCDAVIAGGAEATITPMGLGGFCAMKALSTRNDAPAEASRPFDKERDGFVMGEGAAILILEELEAAKKRGAKIYAELRGYGASADAYHVTAPAPGGEGAVRCMQAALANAGVRPEEIEYINAHGTSTPYNDLYETMAIKAVFGGHARNLMVSSTKSMTGHLLGAAGAIESVFSVLALRDGAVPPTINYRTADPECDLDYVPNEARSRSIRYALSNSFGFGGTNSCLLFGRFEG
- a CDS encoding cytidine/deoxycytidylate deaminase family protein, which codes for MKTAPRVRPDWDTYFMDMAKLASRRSSCLRRAVGAVIVKDKRLLATGYNGVPSGVTHCEVTGCLREKLNVPSGQRHELCRGLHAEQNAIIQAAFHGVSIRDSVLYCTNLPCIICAKMLINAGVRRIVYQEGYADELTGEMLREVGMELVLHKEGPR
- a CDS encoding riboflavin synthase, which produces MFTGIVEDVGAVVSFSPKGTGAVIDISTALPLGDIATGDSVSVSGACLTVTRKGGRSISADVSAETLSRTTIGRMRAGVRVNLERAMAVSGRLGGHLVYGHVDGTGTVREIRSSGDSRVFHIHADPSIMKYVVFKGAVAVDGVSLTVSATRPDGFEVAMIPLTLERTTFGAARQGDTVNVETDIVGKYVLRFLEGKSSGISEDFLKKHGFA
- the ribD gene encoding bifunctional diaminohydroxyphosphoribosylaminopyrimidine deaminase/5-amino-6-(5-phosphoribosylamino)uracil reductase RibD, which gives rise to MPFPSPEFMRTALLLARKGVGRTSPNPAVGAVLVRGGKVVGKGYHRAAGLPHAEVEAIRDAGPAAAGSDLYVTLEPCCRTGRTGPCTDAILSAGIRRVAAAMKDPNPGVSGRGLAILEKAGLAVSSGLFEAEARALNLPYMRWIVSGKPYVTLKLAMSLDGKIAAYTGSSRWISGERSREWVHRMRAGTDAVLVGGETFRKDDPLLTSRIRKGKDPKRVILTSRPGLLSGKRILRAGTGEVLVVCPKEVPARDAERAASLGVRVIRLPARNGKISAEAFLRAMGKEGVASLLVEGGGKTAGWLVKAGAVDRFVFFVAPLLLGDGVPAITGFGSLTIAGGRKLSIAEVRRMGEDLMVTAFPAEGKDR
- the rpiB gene encoding ribose 5-phosphate isomerase B; protein product: MKTGKRTLAIASDHAGIEMKRRLLHALEQWGYAVEDLGPGTPDSVDYPDYAEAVALRVSSGQAATGVLVCGTGVGMSIAANKFPGVRAALLYDDFTARYARLHNDANVAVFGARTMAEEAAVARLGVFLAEPFEKGRHAKRVEKIGRIEKRLGLSLQA
- the fabD gene encoding ACP S-malonyltransferase; the encoded protein is MGIGLLFPGQASQHAGMGKELFDAYPVARAVFEEASEAAGMDMAKLCFLGTEEELRLTENTQPAIFTVSVAAFRVLAEETGIQPVCAAGHSLGEYSALVAAGALPLGGAARVLRARGKYMQEAVKVGEGAMAAVIGLSREAVEAACREGSAKGVVEPANFNGGGQIVISGRAEAVAAACDAAKAAGAKRALPLPVSAPFHCSLMRPAAERLSPELSAVPQGAFAFPVVANVTAEPYPPGGAVSGMLVRQIVSPVRWEECIRRMRGMGATAFLEVGPGKVLSGLVRRIEKEAVAAAFCAPGDLGAVRDMSA
- a CDS encoding serine hydroxymethyltransferase; the encoded protein is MADLRTVDPEIYEVIRRETERQAYGLELIPSENFVSDAVLEATGSVLTNKYAEGYPGKRYYGGCEFVDQAENLAIERAKKIFGAEHANVQPHSGSQANMAVYLAVMNPGDTMLGMNLSHGGHLTHGSPVNFSGRLFNVVPYGVREDTETIDFDQVRDLALKHKPKMIVIGASAYPRTIDFAEFRKIADETGAMLMADIAHIAGLVATGLHPNPVPHCEFVTTTTHKTLRGPRAGIILCREELAKKLNSSIFPGIQGGPLMHVIAAKAVALKEAMTPEFREYQAQIVRNAKAMADAIAARGFRLVSGGTDNHLFLVNLKDTQMTGKEAQEALDRVAITVNKNTVPFETRSPFVTSGIRGGTPAITTRGMKEREMQKIGILIADVLDAPNDPSVQKRVTASVRDICEAFPLYRNHLEAYARS
- the acpP gene encoding acyl carrier protein, whose translation is MSVDKKVREIVAEQLGKDVNEVTANASFIDDLGADSLDIVELVMKMEEEFGIEIPDEEAEKIKTVNDVVEYIKAHAK
- the fabG gene encoding 3-oxoacyl-[acyl-carrier-protein] reductase, which gives rise to MRLAGKVALVTGSARGIGKSIVERFASEGAAVVISDVANEPAARETLAAVESAGGKGMVSMFDVGDAAQVEAAVAGILSPMGRIDILVNNAGITRDNLLLRMTEEDFDAVLRTNLKGTFLLTKTVSRLMIKQRSGRIVNMSSVVGLMGNAGQSNYSAAKAGIAGFTKSMARELGSRGITVNAIAPGFIKTAMTAGLPEAVQKAFLQQIPLGRFADPEEVADLALFLASDAAGYVTGQVIGINGGLYM